The Toxorhynchites rutilus septentrionalis strain SRP chromosome 3, ASM2978413v1, whole genome shotgun sequence genome includes a region encoding these proteins:
- the LOC129779670 gene encoding gametocyte-specific factor 1 homolog, whose product MDQLQGSGYDDVIECPYEKSHQIRKSRMQTHITKCKKNHKDLNYMKCPFNEIHFVPKKDLEVHKRECPDRGLFERYKYDISTPAPIQHTKNVITPEESYAPVSDDECWDSYDDKPYDPSEQIKNRNVIRKCMGKTPSEKKAFKEAERLRLQEHRNMDL is encoded by the exons ATGGATCAACTTCAAGG ATCTGGTTATGACGACGTTATCGAATGTCCTTACGAGAAATCTCACCAGATTCGAAAAAGTCGAATGCAAACCCATATAACAAAGTGTAAGAAGAATCATAAAGACTTGAATTACATGAAGTGTCCTTTTAATGAGATTCATTTTGTGCCAAAGAAAGATTTGGAG GTCCACAAAAGAGAGTGTCCAGATAGGGGATTGTTCGAACGCTATAAGTACGATATTTCAACCCCGGCACCCATACAGCATACAAAGAATGTGATAACTCCGGAGGAATCATATGCCCCCGTCAGTGATGATGAATGCTGGGATTCG TATGACGACAAACCATATGATCCAAGCGAGCAAATAAAAAATCGTAACGTGATCCgcaaatgtatggggaagaCGCCTTCAGAGAAGAAAGCTTTTAAAGAGGCGGAACGGCTACGCTTGCAAGAACATCGTAACATGGACTTATAA
- the LOC129778068 gene encoding gametocyte-specific factor 1 homolog: MSRQLLGADASDLTQQGYEDVVQCPYEKAHQIMAFRMQTHLYKCRKNHKDLKYTKCPFNQLHDIPEQELKIHMVNCPDRETFDRYKYCISTSSAAFAPEVESNAVPSVQLTYGLNDEDNETWDSGYKVRAYNPRAYAARTNVIRKATGMTPSEKRAFREAERQRFHEGGRRYKVQPSE, encoded by the exons ATGAGCCGCCAACTTCTAGG AGCCGATGCTAGTGATCTGACACAGCAGGGGTACGAAGATGTGGTGCAATGTCCCTATGAAAAAGCTCATCAGATAATGGCTTTCCGTATGCAAACGCACTTGTATAAGTGCCGTAAAAATCATAAAGACTTGAAGTATACTAAATGCCCCTTCAATCAACTTCATGATATACCGGAGCAGGAACTGAAG ATTCACATGGTCAACTGTCCTGACAGAGAGACATTTGATCGATATAAATACTGTATTTCAACTTCATCGGCGGCGTTTGCCCCCGAAGTGGAATCAAACGCAGTACCATCCGTGCAGCTGACGTATGGTCTGAACGATGAGGACAATGAAACATGGGACTCG GGCTACAAAGTGAGGGCTTATAATCCTCGTGCTTACGCAGCTCGTACGAATGTTATTCGAAAGGCTACTGGGATGACACCATCCGAGAAGAGAGCCTTCAGAGAGGCAGAACGTCAACGTTTCCATGAGGGCGGTCGCCGTTACAAAGTTCAGCCATCAGAATAA
- the LOC129778592 gene encoding erythroid differentiation-related factor 1 produces the protein MDDTDIEVCSSIVDHRNQENTNSQPYEKDQIKSKTIVRFLNVQSTAPFARLKCNTDLNLPPSNWLSNSANSYGLGQFLSHQGGFNSFRMANMFPDCVGGVDVVSDAENIKRLLKLPYSRKSAISMIVHRIENTLLIDEFDVAKYLMRHEESEWRWLRSFIYENILNSLSDNEKKLFIHTKSREALAQKYLTSKFLYYSLKAEEELGGNSSELLEDDDCQQYKPLPLAGPVLPEPDEEENCPDPRQTKHIFNRNVVWTFEDIRMLIGTDMPIFGGANRPCISLRLRDESKPINVLTGIDYWLDNLMCNVPEVVMCYHLDGIVQRYELIKTEDLPYLENSKFSPKVIRNVAQNILAFLKANATKAGHTYWLFKAKNDEVVKLYDLTTLCKNTAPCPPETSTEGVEDDDQNNPFTIPVAMLLYTVARNMKNSPEGISATKAGAIKTLLDNCIKLLPKERYPQIVTSSHYILSDLYIPAEIDPGSPKFNTTIDDEEDESQTPFGQQTPSASSQPDQYSDDEHISDRLETAIKTIEETLQEYNGSDCWRYNSRPPPLIGGIEERCESALYHIADGLNCLQYFDSSEEQKNREKEKEEEKRKIYHEETHPNLAKSDDPIPLPYSPLNPEPRSANPNEAIPMAWKADSRGCQENESSRKTAKKKSKRKVEKKTIIADGSSNEIDARSLLLKGEIGVIKSWNVHLKVLLFEKACLTYATLAERFYAQERYGTSLRCIYYAIRCQQVVTKHISCVSSQRSLLLGRIGDCFFQIAKKWENIQQYLAEFEEESRVDQLIMGELVKDIGSDVEQSLPLPTDNVEQLMITSCGCYEAAIACASSDAKSELNRRLGSVRNELGVKYMHWAQEEYQNFWELPEAEREVFEKAARSQQECKIEPLYQVLAKKSYDSLQKGVGLFEAVDDSANLAFLLCNMGRFMRFRAHIHLIGDCPNNVQLQKKFYHEAFAHYQRALGILGSKKENPDLWSLVTWELSTATFNLAKQLQDYSAISHKDGSQNPEEVEQEVVEMLQKALKICDQEASGPKQVLYSFRAALIHHRIASYYHFSFRSVIEESRRKNILQLCKLHYEKAVKIFENLGEPQEYLQIQMERIALQEYQCELAQTIPNKLRHLQGALALCKQSRAMIEYLTMTKSLATSATNNNFNCEEIHKLLELFEKRLQVILKTLAKLCLISAGTGQKKAESDRMASNYKTLFGATLQKRPASTAEDVTNGNNVIKEYALHLVNMMQKICDLDKIEA, from the exons ATGGATGACACCGATATTGAAGTCTGCTCGTCGATCGTGGATCACCGCAACCAGGAAAATACAAACTCACAACCGTACGAAAAGGATCAGATAAAATCGAAAACTATTGTACGTTTTCTGAACGTGCAAAGTACAGCCCCATTCGCAAGGTTGAAATGTAACACCGACTTGAATCTTCCCCCATCGAACTGGCTGAGCAATTCGGCCAATTCGTACGGTTTGGGGCAGTTCTTATCCCATCAGGGCGGGTTCAATAGCTTCCGGATGGCGAACATGTTTCCTGATTGCGTTGGTGGAGTAGATGTAGTGTCGGACGCCGAGAACATTAAAAGATTACTTAAATTGCCGTATTCGAGAAAGAGTGCTATCTCGATGATTGTTCACCGGATCGAGAATACGTTACTGATAGACGAGTTCGATGTTGCCAAGTATTTGATGCGTCACGAAGAGAGCGAGTGGCGTTGGTTAAGATCTTTCAtctatgaaaatattttgaacagTTTAAGTGATAACGAGAAAAAACTATTCATCCACACCAAATCCAGAGAGGCATTggcacaaaagtatttgacctCGAAGTTTTTATATTATAGTTTAAAGGCGGAGGAGGAACTGGGCGGGAACAGTTCGGAATTGCTCGAAGATGACGATTGTCAGCAATATAAACCTCTCCCGTTGGCTGGACCAGTATTGCCTGAGCCGGATGAGGAAGAAAACTGCCCAGATCCTCGTCAgactaaacatatttttaatcgGAATGTGGTGTGGACATTCGAGGACATCCGGATGTTGATCGGTACCGATATGCCGATTTTTGGCGGCGCAAACCGTCCCTGTATTAGCCTCCGTCTGAGAGATGAATCGAAACCTATCAACGTGCTGACTGGAATCGATTATTGGCTAGACAATTTGATGTGTAACGTGCCGGAAGTTGTTATGTGCTACCACCTGGATGGAATCGTTCAAAG ATATGAACTGATCAAAACAGAAGATCTTCCATACCTGGAAAATTCAAAGTTCTCTCCGAAAGTCATACGTAACGTAGCCCAGAATATCTTGGCATTTTTGAAGGCGAATGCAACCAAGGCTGGCCATACATACTGGCTGTTTAAGGCGAAAAATGATGAAGTAGTCAAATTATATGATCTGACGACTTTATGCAAGAATACTGCTCCATGTCCACCGGAGACGAGCACAGAGGGCGTTGAAGATGATGATCAAAATAATCCGTTCACTATTCCGGTGGCGATGCTGCTGTACACCGTGGCTCGGAACATGAAAAATTCTCCGGAGGGAATTTCCGCCACCAAGGCCGGCGCAATCAAAACCCTGCTGGATAATTGCATTAAACTGTTGCCAAAGGAGAGATATCCACAGATAGTGACGTCGTCTCATTATATACTGTCTGATCTATATATTCCGGCGGAAATTGATCCGGGTTCCCCAAAGTTTAACACAACGATTGATGATGAGGAAGATGAATCTCAAACACCATTCGGTCAACAAACGCCCAGTGCTTCCTCCCAACCGGATCAATACTCAGATGATGAACACATTAGTGACCGTTTGGAGACAGCGATCAAAACTATTGAGGAAACACTGCAGGAATACAATGGCAGTGATTGTTGGAGGTACAATTCGAGACCTCCTCCTCTGATTGGAGGAATAGAAGAGCGCTGTGAATCGGCACTGTACCACATAGCGGATGGTTTGAACTGCTTGCAATATTTTGATAGCAGCGAAGAACAGAAAAATCGCGAAAAAGAAAAGgaggaggaaaagagaaagaTTTACCATGAAGAAACTCACCCCAATTTGGCGAAATCGGATGATCCAATCCCCTTACCGTACAGTCCATTGAATCCAGAACCCAGGTCGGCGAATCCAAACGAAGCAATTCCGATGGCCTGGAAGGCAGATTCTAGAGGCTGTCAAGAAAACGAATCGAGCAGGAAAACGGcgaagaaaaaatcaaaacgcaaggtggaaaaaaaaactataatcgCTGACGGAAGTTCCAATGAGATTGACGCTAGATCACTCTTGCTGAAGGGTGAGATAGGAGTCATAAAGTCATGGAACGTACATTTGAAGGTGCTTCTGTTTGAAAAAGCATGTCTCACCTATGCCACTCTCGCGGAAAGGTTTTACGCCCAGGAACGATACGGAACATCGTTGCGCTGCATTTATTATGCCATCCGATGTCAGCAAGTTGTCACGAAGCACATTTCCTGCGTTTCTTCGCAGCGCAGTCTTTTGCTTGGACGAATAGGCGACTGCTTCTTCCAGATCGCCAAGAAGTGGGAAAACATTCAACAGTATTTGGCAGAGTTTGAAGAGGAAAGTCGGGTAGATCAACTCATCATGGGAGAGCTAGTGAAGGATATTGGAAGCGACGTAGAACAATCCCTACCACTACCAACGGACAACGTTGAACAGCTGATGATTACCAGTTGTGGCTGCTATGAAGCCGCAATTGCATGTGCCTCAAGCGATGCCAAAAGCGAACTGAACAGACGGTTGGGCAGCGTTCGCAATGAACTTGGGGTTAAATATATGCACTGGGCCCAGGAAGAATACCAAAACTTCTGGGAGCTGCCAGAGGCTGAGAGGGAAGTGTTTGAGAAAGCGGCCAGGAGTCAGCaggagtgtaaaattgaaccgTTATATCAAGTGCTTGCAAAGAAATCCTACGATTCGCTACAGAAAGGAGTTGGCTTGTTCGAGGCGGTTGACGATTCGGCCAATCTAGCGTTTTTGCTTTGCAATATGGGCCGATTTATGCGCTTCCGGGCGCATATACATTTAATTGGAGATTG tCCTAACAACGTCCAACTACAAAAGAAATTTTACCACGAGGCATTTGCACACTATCAGCGAGCATTAGGAATATTAGGCTCGAAAAAGGAAAACCCCGACCTTTGGTCATTGGTAACCTGGGAACTTTCAACCGCAACGTTCAATCTGGCCAAGCAATTGCAGGATTACAGTGCAATTAGCCACAAAGATGGATCGCAAAACCCGGAGGAGGTCGAGCAGGAAGTGGTCGAGATGCTCCAGAAGGCGCTGAAAATCTGCGATCAAGAAGCGAGCGGCCCAAAGCAGGTGTTATACTCATTCAGAGCAGCGTTGATTCACCATAG GATCGCCTCGTACTACCACTTCTCATTCCGTTCAGTCATCGAGGAATCGCGTCGCAAAAACATCCTTCAGCTGTGCAAACTACACTACGAGAAGGCGGTAAAGATCTTCGAGAATCTTGGTGAGCCACAGGAATACCTCCAGATACAAATGGAGCGTATTGCACTGCAGGAATACCAGTGTGAGTTAGCCCAAACTATTCCGAACAAACTGCGGCATCTGCAGGGTGCGCTAGCTTTGTGCAAACAAAGTCGGGCTATGATCGAGTACCTCACCATGACAAAATCTCTCGCCACCAGCGCCACGAATAACAACTTCAATTGCGAGGAGATCCATAAATTGCTGGAACTTTTCGAAAAACGTCTCCAGGTGATACTGAAAACCTTGGCCAAGCTTTGCTTGATATCTGCAGGTACCGGCCAGAAAAAAGCAGAATCCGATCGGATGGCTTCAAACTATAAAACTTTGTTTGGGGCAACGCTTCAAAAGCGACCAGCAAGCACAGCCGAAGACGTTACGAACGGCAACAACGTAATCAAGGAGTACGCCTTACACTTAGtgaatatgatgcagaaaatttGTGATTTAGATAAGATCGAAGCTTAG